A genomic window from Silurus meridionalis isolate SWU-2019-XX chromosome 21, ASM1480568v1, whole genome shotgun sequence includes:
- the LOC124375602 gene encoding zinc-binding protein A33-like, whose protein sequence is MANKRVFSEEDFTCPVCCDVFKEPVLLSCGHSACRSCVHRYWDTKGYRECPLCRKRSTIGPIANLALKNLCQTFLEVRGDPETLCDIHAEKLKLFCVNDGHAACLICRDSSKHLQHRFIPVDEAASEQKEILKSAVNTLTLKKKSLQGAKVNFHLNVNHIQQQAQYMKTQINEEFTKLAHFLQEEKAAMMTKLDVEVKHKTETLKTKLEKIQQEILSLSKSIEALKVQLHSEDIRFLKNFEKNLAKAQYNDLDVNISSFEVISVAKYLGNLQFQVWNKMQSFIKYTPVVLDPNTAHSQLILSPDLTSVRDIDDDHEDQADMKNRPPVMDTPERFKSLCVLGSEGFSSGLHCWDVEVGNSTFWMIGVTTESGQRKECNVFPTGAWGIGYDDQKLCARSPLEVYTPLSLAAKLETIRIRLDMDLGEVWFLDPSSDAVIHMFSHHFTEKVFPIFHSMCSFSPLKIRPLQPFVVLRKLP, encoded by the exons ATGGCGAATAAACGTGTTTTCTCTGAGGAAGACTTCACGTGTCCTGTATGCTGTGATGTGTTTAAGGAGCCCGTGCTCCTGTCGTGCGGTCACAGCGCGTGCAGAAGCTGCGTTCACCGCTACTGGGACACCAAAGGCTACAGAGAGTGTCCTCTTTGTAGGAAGCGATCCACGATAGGCCCTATTGCCAACCTGGCTCTGAAAAACCTGTGTCAGACCTTCCTGGAGGTCCGAGGAGATCCCGAGACACTCTGCGACATCCACGCGGAGAAGCTGAAGCTCTTCTGTGTGAATGACGGACACGCTGCGTGCTTAATATGTAGAGATTCTAGCAAACACCTGCAGCACCGGTTTATCCCTGTCGACGAAGCAGCTTCTGAACAAAAA GAAATTCTTAAAAGTGCAGTGAATACACTGACACTGAAAAAGAAGAGCCTTCAGGGGGCCAAGGTTAACTTTCATCTGAATGTAAATCACATCCAG CAACAGGCTCAGTACATGAAGACGCAGATTAACGAGGAGTTTACGAAGCTTGCGCATTTTTTGCAAGAGGAAAAAGCAGCCATGATGACTAAACTGGATGTAGAAGTGAAGCACAAAACTGAGACTCTAAAAACCAAATTAGAAAAAATTCAACAAGAGATATTGTCTCTGTCCAAATCTATTGAAGCATTAAAAGTGCAATTACATTCTGAAGACATCAGATTTCTGAAG aattttgagaaaaatctgGCAAA agCTCAGTACAACGATTTAGATGTAAATATTTCTTCATTCGAAGTGATCAGTGTTGCAAAGTACCTGGGCAATTTGCAGTTTCAAGTCTGGAACAAAATGCAGAGCTTCATCAAATACA ctccTGTTGTCTTGGACCCAAACACAGCTCACTCGCAGCTCATCCTGTCCCCGGATCTGACCAGTGTGAGAGACATTGATGATGACCATGAAGACCAGGCTGATATGAAAAACAGACCACCAGTAATGGACACTCCCGAGAGGtttaagagtttgtgtgtgctgGGCTCCGAGGGCTTCTCTTCGGGGCTGCACTGCTGGGACGTTGAGGTGGGAAACAGCACCTTCTGGATGATTGGAGTAACCACGGAGTCTGGACAGAGAAAAGAATGCAATGTTTTTCCCACCGGAGCTTGGGGTATTGGGTATGATGACCAAAAGCTGTGTGCTCGGTCCCCTTTAGAAGTATATACTCCTCTGTCCTTGGCTGCCAAACTTGAGACCATCAGAATCCGTCTGGACATGGATTTAGGGGAGGTGTGGTTCCTAGATCCTTCCAGCGATGCCGTTATCCACATGTTTTCGCACCACTTCACAGAGAAGGTCTTTCCAATCTTCCACAGCATGTGCAGTTTCTCTCCACTGAAGATCAGGCCTCTCCAGCCTTTTGTGGTGCTGAGAAAGCTGCCTTAG